A single region of the Gorilla gorilla gorilla isolate KB3781 chromosome 1, NHGRI_mGorGor1-v2.1_pri, whole genome shotgun sequence genome encodes:
- the LOC115935304 gene encoding LOW QUALITY PROTEIN: uncharacterized protein (The sequence of the model RefSeq protein was modified relative to this genomic sequence to represent the inferred CDS: inserted 3 bases in 2 codons), giving the protein MRRAPDWVQRQAAPGSKCRVPWQRQEFPGRGGRKQPQPGSRQRKQNPXSLPGEQNGRKATPQAGALGALGIRGIPSLCQSEGTRWSRRGRRWAERCPPGGPRRRARLTSAAQRSRLHSRPPPLSPLRKPGGSNQPRSAAAAGTQEACLQASGTTRGWKXHALPLRLDPRSGHAGSALKAGSCPRLGGGGRGRGEAGAPSRFWLPRSLQQLLPNESRNADVQTLHPTPSHTRRGQRTGKGALGPRFWKSKNSPANRQSSALDFWITTWISF; this is encoded by the exons ATGCGGCGCGCCCCCGACTGGGTGCAGCGGCAGGCCGCCCCCGGCAGCAAGTGCCGGGTGCCATGGCAACGGCAGGAATTTCCCGGTCGGGGAGGCCGGAAGCAGCCCCAGCCGGGCTCGCGGCAGCGAAAGCAAAATCC ATCTCTCCCAGGGGAGCAAAATGGACGAAAGGCGACCCCCCAGGCAGGGGCGCTGGGTGCCTTGGGAATCCGAGGAATCCCTTCTCTTTGCCAGTCGGAGGGGACTAGATGGAGCCGAAGGGGCCGGAGATGGGCCGAGCGCTGCCCCCCCGGGGGTCCTCGGCGCCGGGCGCGGCTTACGAGCGCAGCGCAGCGCAGCAGGCTCCATTCCCGGCCGCCGCCGCTCAGCCCATTACGCAAACCTGGCGGGTCCAACCAACCCCGCTCTGCCGCcgctgctggaacccaggaggcgtgcTTGCAGGCTTCGGGCACTACGCGGGGCTGGA TACACGCACTGCCCCTTCGCCTAGACCCCCGCTCGGGCCACGCGGGTTCTGCCCTCAAAGCTGGTAGCTGCCCCagacttgggggtggggggaggggaaggggcgaGGCTGGCGCCCCCTCCCGCTTTTGGCTCCCGCGTTCGTTGCAGCAGCTGTTGCCAAATGAATCCCGGAATGCGGACGTGCaaaccctccaccccacccccagccacacACGTCGCGGTCAGAGAACTGGGAAGGGGGCGCTGGGTCCGAGGTTCTGGAAAAGCAAGAACTCACCTGCAAACAGGCAGTCCTCAGCTCTGGACTTCTGGATCACGACGTGGATATCCTTCTGA